The following proteins are encoded in a genomic region of Apodemus sylvaticus chromosome 21, mApoSyl1.1, whole genome shotgun sequence:
- the Matcap1 gene encoding microtubule-associated tyrosine carboxypeptidase 1, with product MVLDSGTQVYEQAPPSPPAGSPSQHHKLKPSNRDGPPLYPWPQSLGMPLALAVPSELRQQTMWQTFSKLHLEQRSHMRRSESTCSVNGAGRRGRGKAPPGRGCDPGGTLRPAASLPHIAKIRKDVGSSNSKSPCMLVALRPTNMDQEREKFFQSHYTYNPQFEYQEPLPMSVLEKYQEASAQFMSQAVAIIEAVLEKFGTYENFEAATGGQLLTKCQIWSIVRKYMQKEGCVGEVVVQLSEDLLSQAVMMVENSRPTLAINLTGARQFWLEGMLRHEIGTHYLRGVNNSRQPWHSTEGRLQYGLQPANPTEEGLASLHSVLFRKQPFLWRAALLYYTIHQAAHMSFRQLFQDLAQYVQDEGVRWEYCVRAKRGQTDTSQPGCFSKDQVYLDGILRILRHRHTIDFQLLTSLGKVSYEDVEQLRPHGVLDNTRVPHFMKDLDRYRQQLEHIMTTNRLDEAELGRLLPD from the exons ATGGTGCTGGACTCGGGGACCCAGGTGTATGAGCAGGCACCCCCCAGCCCACCTGCCGGTTCCCCATCTCAGCACCATAAGCTGAAGCCCTCAAACCGAGATGGGCCACCCCTCTACCCCTGGCCTCAGTCCCTGGGTATGCCATTGGCTCTGGCTGTTCCCTCAGAGCTGCGGCAGCAGACTATGTGGCAGACCTTCTCAAAGCTGCACTTGGAACAGCGTAGCCACATGCGGCGCAGCGAGAGTACGTGCAGTGTAAATGGCGCTGGCCGGCGGGGGCGTGGCAAAGCCCCACCTGGACGGGGATGTGATCCCGGAGGGACCCTACGGCCCGCAGCCTCCTTACCTCACATTGCTAAGATTCGAAAGGACGTAGGCAGTAGTAACAGCAAGAGCCCCTGTATGTTGGTGGCCCTGCGGCCGACTAACATGGACCAGGAACGGGAAAAGTTCTTCCAGTCTCATTATACCTACAATCCACAGTTCGAGTATCAGGAACCGTTGCCAATGAGTGTGCTGGAGAAGTACCAGGAGGCCTCTGCGCAGTTCATGAGTCAG GCAGTCGCCATCATTGAGGCTGTCCTGGAGAAGTTTGGCACTTATGAAAACTTTGAGGCTGCCACAGGGGGCCAGCTGCTGACCAAGTGCCAAATTTGGTCCATTGTGCGCAAATACATGCAGAAGGAAGGCTGTGTTGGGGAG GTCGTGGTGCAGCTGAGTGAAGACCTGCTTTCCCAGGCAGTGATGATGGTGGAGAACAGTCGACCCACACTGGCCATCAACCTGACTGGAGCCCGCCAATTCTGGCTGGAGGGCATGCTGCGTCACGAGATAG GCACCCACTACCTGCGTGGTGTGAATAATTCGCGGCAACCATGGCACAGCACTGAAGGCAGACTGCAGTACGGCCTTCAGCCAGCCAACCCCACGGAGGAGGGCCTGGCGAGCCTGCATAGTGTGCTGTTTCGAAAGCAACCATTCCTGTGGCGCGCCGCCCTGCTGTACTACACCATCCACCAGGCGGCGCACATGTCCTTCCGCCAGCTCTTCCAGGATCTGGCGCAATACGTGCAGGACGAAGGTGTGCGCTGGGAGTACTGTGTCCGTGCCAAGCGAGGACAGACGGATACCTCCCAGCCAG GATGCTTCAGCAAGGACCAGGTGTACCTGGATGGCATTTTGCGCATCCTGCGGCACCGACACACCATCGATTTCCAGCTGCTGACCTCGCTGGGCAAG GTCTCCTATGAAGATGTGGAACAACTGCGGCCCCATGGGGTCCTAGATAACACCAGAGTACCCCACTTCATGAAGGACTTAGATCGTTACCGGCAGCAGCTGGAACACATCATGACTACCAACCGGCTGGATGAAGCGGAGCTGGGCCGCCTGCTGCCTGACTGA
- the Nol3 gene encoding nucleolar protein 3, producing the protein MGNVQERPSETIDRERKRLVETLQADSGLLLDALVARGVLTGPEYEALDALPDAERRVRRLLLLVQSKGEAACQELLRCAQQTVRMPDPAWDWQHVGPGYRDRSSGPSCPGHWTPEAPSSGTTCPGLPRASEQEEVGGPEGSEAVQPGTPEEPELEAEATEGDEPEQEPEVEPEPEPEPEPEPELEPEPEPEPEPEPEPEPEPEPEPEPEPEFQEEDEPEDS; encoded by the exons ATGGGCAACGTACAGGAGCGGCCATCGGAGACCATTGACCGGGAGCGGAAACGGCTGGTAGAGACATTGCAGGCTGACTCTGGGCTGCTGCTGGACGCGCTGGTGGCCCGGGGCGTCCTCACTGGGCCCGAGTATGAAGCCTTGGATGCGCTGCCTGATGCGGAGCGCAGGGTGCGCCGCCTACTGCTGTTGGTGCAGAGCAAGGGCGAGGCAGCCTGCCAGGAGCTACTGCGCTGTGCCCAGCAAACAGTGCGCATGCCAGATCCGGCCTGGGATTGGCAGCACGTGGGGCCTG GCTACCGGGACCGCAGCTCAGGCCCTTCATGCCCAGGACACTGGACGCCAGAAGCACCCAGTTCAGGGACCACATGTCCAGGACTGCCCAGAGCTTCAGAGCAAGAGGAGGTCGGAGGTCCTGAGGGCTCTGAGGCAGTACAGCCTGGAACTCCAGAGGAGCCCGAACTAGAAGCAGAAGCTACTGAAGGGGATGAGCCAGAACAAGAGCCGGAGGTAGAACCGGAACCGGAGCCCGAACCGGAACCGGAGCCGGAActggagccggagccggagcccgAACCAGAGCCAGAGCCTGAGCCGGAGCctgagccggagccggagccggaacCGGAGCCTGAATTCCAAGAGGAGGATGAGCCTGAAG ATTCCTGA